A single Cottoperca gobio chromosome 7, fCotGob3.1, whole genome shotgun sequence DNA region contains:
- the olfml3a gene encoding olfactomedin-like protein 3B isoform X2, whose translation MISTERDRMQLWHEQSHRYHTELLDFKKLTAEAMEGLRNEHSGIFNALEGAAVRVDRVEREMDYVESQTSPRACANKADKVVEQGAWGLEESRRKDEEEEEDWEELQSSVSDCVEIISGIRSVKILKRVGGPKGMWTKDPRSSKVYVFSGTSGDSIYQFNSVQDFSRSPGINGSRQIWLPSEWSGPGSAVYNGYLYYIQQEDDTDVQVVKYDLLTGTVTDVAMFPVESHAAVYNLNPETAADLAADDEGLWLLYATSDSEPNINLAKMDPATLDIEQIWDTRCPRENAEAAFVVCGTVYVVYNTRQASRSRIQCLFDVNDVVISEEAPLIYFPRRYGAHASLKYNPEEKQLYGWDDGYQIIYRLSMKRKLLV comes from the exons GACCGCATGCAATTATGGCATGAACAATCCCATCGCTACCACACAGAGCTGTTGGATTTCAAAAAGCTTACTGCTGAGGCCATGGAAGGGCTGAGGAACGAGCACAGCGGGATATTCAATGCACTGGAAGGAGCTGCGGTCCGAGTGGACcgagtggagagagagatggactaCGTGGAATCCCAGACTTCCCCTCGAGCCTGTGCGAATAAGGCAGACAAGGTGGTGGAGCAGGGAGCCTGGGGGTTGGAGGAAAGCAGAAGaaaggacgaggaggaggaagaagactgGGAGGAGCTGCAGTCCAGCGTCTCTG ACTGTGTGGAAATCATCTCTGGCATCCGATCAGTGAAGATCTTAAAGAGAGTGGGCGGCCCCAAGGGCATGTGGACCAAGGACCCCAGGTCGTCCAAGGTGTACGTCTTCAGCGGGACATCAGGAGACAGCATCTACCAGTTCAACTCTGTGCAAGACTTTTCCCGCTCTCCTGGCATCAATGGCAGCCGTCAGATCTGGCTTCCCTCTGAGTGGAGCGGTCCTGGCAGCGCTGTCTATAACGGCTATTTGTActacatacagcaggaggatgATACAGACGTGCAGGTGGTTAAATATGACCTGTTGACTGGCACGGTGACGGACGTCGCCATGTTCCCTGTGGAGAGCCACGCTGCTGTTTACAACCTCAACCCAGAAACCGCTGCGGACCTCGCAGCAGACGACGAAGGCCTCTGGCTCTTGTACGCCACCAGCGACAGTGAACCCAACATTAACCTCGCTAAGATGGACCCCGCCACGCTCGATATAGAACAAATCTGGGACACCCGGTGCCCACGGGAGAATGCAGAGGCGGCTTTCGTCGTGTGCGGGACAGTCTATGTCGTTTACAACACCCGTCAGGCCAGCCGGTCCCGAATCCAGTGCCTGTTTGACGTCAACGACGTGGTGATCAGCGAGGAGGCTCCCCTGATTTACTTTCCCAGGAGGTACGGAGCCCACGCCAGTCTGAAATACAACCCCGAGGAGAAGCAGCTCTACGGCTGGGACGATGGTTACCAAATCATTTACAGACTGAGCATGAAGAGGAAACTCCTGGTGTGA
- the olfml3a gene encoding olfactomedin-like protein 3B isoform X1, whose translation MKPVFVLLVSTAWTFTGAQYYYQGLMDYLDNRLSAIEDRMQLWHEQSHRYHTELLDFKKLTAEAMEGLRNEHSGIFNALEGAAVRVDRVEREMDYVESQTSPRACANKADKVVEQGAWGLEESRRKDEEEEEDWEELQSSVSDCVEIISGIRSVKILKRVGGPKGMWTKDPRSSKVYVFSGTSGDSIYQFNSVQDFSRSPGINGSRQIWLPSEWSGPGSAVYNGYLYYIQQEDDTDVQVVKYDLLTGTVTDVAMFPVESHAAVYNLNPETAADLAADDEGLWLLYATSDSEPNINLAKMDPATLDIEQIWDTRCPRENAEAAFVVCGTVYVVYNTRQASRSRIQCLFDVNDVVISEEAPLIYFPRRYGAHASLKYNPEEKQLYGWDDGYQIIYRLSMKRKLLV comes from the exons ATGAAGCCGGTGTTTGTCCTCCTTGTTTCCACTGCCTGGACTTTCACTGGAGCCCAGTATTACTACCAAGGGCTGATGGATTATCTGGACAATAGGTTGTCGGCTATTGAG GACCGCATGCAATTATGGCATGAACAATCCCATCGCTACCACACAGAGCTGTTGGATTTCAAAAAGCTTACTGCTGAGGCCATGGAAGGGCTGAGGAACGAGCACAGCGGGATATTCAATGCACTGGAAGGAGCTGCGGTCCGAGTGGACcgagtggagagagagatggactaCGTGGAATCCCAGACTTCCCCTCGAGCCTGTGCGAATAAGGCAGACAAGGTGGTGGAGCAGGGAGCCTGGGGGTTGGAGGAAAGCAGAAGaaaggacgaggaggaggaagaagactgGGAGGAGCTGCAGTCCAGCGTCTCTG ACTGTGTGGAAATCATCTCTGGCATCCGATCAGTGAAGATCTTAAAGAGAGTGGGCGGCCCCAAGGGCATGTGGACCAAGGACCCCAGGTCGTCCAAGGTGTACGTCTTCAGCGGGACATCAGGAGACAGCATCTACCAGTTCAACTCTGTGCAAGACTTTTCCCGCTCTCCTGGCATCAATGGCAGCCGTCAGATCTGGCTTCCCTCTGAGTGGAGCGGTCCTGGCAGCGCTGTCTATAACGGCTATTTGTActacatacagcaggaggatgATACAGACGTGCAGGTGGTTAAATATGACCTGTTGACTGGCACGGTGACGGACGTCGCCATGTTCCCTGTGGAGAGCCACGCTGCTGTTTACAACCTCAACCCAGAAACCGCTGCGGACCTCGCAGCAGACGACGAAGGCCTCTGGCTCTTGTACGCCACCAGCGACAGTGAACCCAACATTAACCTCGCTAAGATGGACCCCGCCACGCTCGATATAGAACAAATCTGGGACACCCGGTGCCCACGGGAGAATGCAGAGGCGGCTTTCGTCGTGTGCGGGACAGTCTATGTCGTTTACAACACCCGTCAGGCCAGCCGGTCCCGAATCCAGTGCCTGTTTGACGTCAACGACGTGGTGATCAGCGAGGAGGCTCCCCTGATTTACTTTCCCAGGAGGTACGGAGCCCACGCCAGTCTGAAATACAACCCCGAGGAGAAGCAGCTCTACGGCTGGGACGATGGTTACCAAATCATTTACAGACTGAGCATGAAGAGGAAACTCCTGGTGTGA